In the Dreissena polymorpha isolate Duluth1 unplaced genomic scaffold, UMN_Dpol_1.0 chrUn051, whole genome shotgun sequence genome, one interval contains:
- the LOC127863864 gene encoding uncharacterized protein LOC127863864 isoform X6 → MARLGDVFGVQEMTNWLKAWLALNITKDGLHEFVDREVKQFQTGIYQNITSTLGPSANTTCTSCFTANILPCPTQGVCKKRGRKSCKSMHDTPSRRHRPCPLSICEAVRDHIKNDHRFYGPSWKNTSAEQWACNHWQIGKCFMPTDGYSGVTSIRDTDFNGVISVILNCKHFDNLMSFSIAPMSFGPCLLTKARDIGKAVRHSSSCEVTDSDLNDYFNTLETLLKDSKTLANDSSAQDAVSKLNLLRKESTISLAEMSQLLKDAHETLGKAENLSKECKSQMESYMEQLKIKLDEHAETLIKKYTKNFTEEANNFTEVRKANITEHANTCTVESKRLINEHALTCTEESKRNLTEHVNTLTQKSIQYIQGANSSKQESDYEHEVEDFVGRLKHHYKRKLSHVSISTLLPSGDESLSKIYAAPAICRVVESSGGNKTEIPITTYKEILCTGENEKMNKCIFLQGEAGMGKSTFASKLVLDWCNQGDELTSSKTFVDLNTLQEFKLALLITLRDSVCERDVTNMIKEQIIDMVYTDTERNDAYALLNKIMRHELCLVVQDGLDEWKDLQGKLAQPIMLSCYSQCTVFTTSRPWKLTDELIKNSQIDSLFELKGVRDPYELCKSLLDSFGCNTLKEFKQYVSENKLHALLLSPMLLSLIVSSWVDGTRLTGSRCDIYTVLVDALFKKASEKISFFVQPPFVCFQNTRYLQHNFEHLQAIAKAAFFMLFSADREQSLVISDRQLSHCLTDEQKYIALKTGIITERKCVSRTYQTSTCSFIHKSVQEFLAAVHIAENSATLRVVFRFFADDSNAMFGNQIFIFLCGLNILLANEFSRIIDSTRYSNFWLSTYIAGFIEAQANVQNPNDIDLKLSHLVIGNLSSVDDNAFLHILQMNKSNAKLLEISRNILLPPNVLHGLAQLKVIKLWACECKGLDLSSCHNLEKIGLSSKGITLQPNAFNGLAQLKTLTLSGCECKGLYLSSFHNLEIIELWGEGITLQPNAFKGLTQLKELSLCKCECKGLELSSCHNLEIIELLDICFTFDLSSCHNIEKIRLRGNRITLQPNAFNRFAQLKTLTLSGCECKGLDFSSCHNLEIIDLSGEGITLQPNDFNGLAQLKTLTLSGCECKGLDLSPCHNLEIIDLSGKPITLKPNAFNGLAQLEIIELRDCECKGLDLSSCHNLKIIKLYGNRITLQPNAFNGHAQLKVIKLRVCECIGLDLSSCHNLEIKDLSGERITLQPNAFNGLAQLEKLTLSGCECKGLDFSSCHNLEIIDLSGEGITLQPNDLNGLAQLKTLTLSGCECKGLDLSSCHNLEIIDLSGKPITLKPNAFNGLAQLELIKLRDCECKGLDLSSIESRYNRMPLMDSRS, encoded by the exons GACCATATTAAGAACGATCATCGGTTCTATGGACCCTCGTGGAAAAACACTAGTGCTGAGCAATGGGCGTGCAATCACTGGCAAATTGGTAAATGTTTTATGCCCACAGATGGATATAGTGGAGTGACGTCTATTCGGGATACAGATTTCAACGGTGTCATTAGTGTAATTTTGAACTGTAAACACTTTGATAACCTGATGTCATTTAGCATAGCTCCCATGTCGTTTGGGCCGTGTCTTTTAACAAAG GCACGTGACATTGGCAAAGCTGTCCGACATTCTTCATCGTGTGAAGTAACAGACTCTGACCTCAACGATTATTTTAATACACTAGAAACATTGCTCAAGGATTCAAAGACACTAGCAAACGACAGTAGCGCACAAGATGCGGTCAGCAAGTTGAATCtg TTACGAAAAGAGAGCACTATTTCTTTGGCGGAAATGAGTCAATTGCTGAAAGATGCACACGAGACTTTAGGAAAGGCTGAAAATTTGTCCAAGGAGTGCAAGTCACAAATGGAATCCTACATGGAACAACTGAAGATAAAACTAGATGAGCACGCTGaaacacttataaaaaaatatacaaaaaacttTACTGAGGAGGCAAACAATTTTACAGAAGTAAGAAAAGCAAATATTACAGAACATGCAAATACGTGCACAGTAGAaagtaaaagactcattaatgaacATGCTCTCACATGTACAGAAGAAAGTAAAAGAAACTTAACGGAACATGTGAACACACTTACACAGAAGTCCATACAATATATTCAAGGAGCTAACTCGTCAAAGCAAGAAAGCGACTATGAACATGAAGTCGAAG ATTTTGTTGGGCGATTGAAACATCATTACAAGCGCAAGCTGAGTCACGTGTCTATATCAACATTATTGCCAAGTGGCGACGAATCCCTAAGTAAGATCTATGCAGCGCCCGCAATATGCCGAGTAGTTGAAAGCAGCGGCGGGAATAAAACCGAAATTCCAATTACAACTTACAAAGAAATATTATGTACGGgtgaaaatgaaaaaatgaacaagtGCATATTTTTACAAGGCGAAGCTGGCATGGGAAAGTCAACGTTTGCTTCTAAACTGGTATTGGACTGGTGTAATCAAGGAGATGAATTAACATCTTCTAAAACGTTTGTTGACTTGAACACGTTGCAAGAATTTAAACTTGCATTATTAATTACTTTGAGAGATTCTGTTTGTGAACGCGATGTCACTAATATGATCAAAGAACAGATTATCGACATGGTTTATACTGATACAGAACGAAATGACGCGTATGCTTTGCTAAATAAAATCATGCGACATGAATtgtgtttggtggtacaagacggGTTAGACGAGTGGAAGGATCTGCAAGGGAAACTAGCTCAGCCTATCATGCTTTCCTGTTACAGCCAGTGTACAGTTTTTACTACATCAAGGCCATGGAAATTGACTGATGAACTCATCAAGAATTCTCAAATTGACAGCCTATTTGAACTGAAAGGTGTCCGTGATCCATATGAACTGTGCAAATCACTCCTTGATAGCTTTGGGTGCAATACATTAAAAGAGTTTAAACAATATGTATCAGAAAATAAACTACATGCTTTATTGTTGTCTCCAATGTTGCTCTCGCTAATTGTTAGTTCTTGGGTCGACGGAACACGATTGACAGGGTCACGGTGCGATATATACACTGTTTTAGTTGACGCTCTTTTTAAAAAAGCGAGTGAAAAGATTAGCTTTTTTGTTCAGCCACCATTCGTGTGCTTCCAAAACACACGTTACCTTCAACACAATTTTGAACATCTGCAAGCCATTGCCAAAGCagcattttttatgttgttttcagcAGATCGGGAACAATCCCTAGTTATAAGCGATCGACAATTGTCACACTGCCTGACAGATGAACAGAAATACATTGCCCTTAAGACCGGTATTATAACGGAAAGAAAATGTGTCAGTAGAACATATCAAACATCCACGTgttcatttattcataaaagtgtTCAGGAGTTTCTAGCTGCTGTTCATATAGCAGAAAACAGTGCAACTCTTCGGGTCGTTTTTAGATTTTTTGCCGATGATTCGAACGCGATGTTTGGAaatcagatatttatttttttgtgcggtttaaacattttattagcaAATGAATTTTCGCGAATTATAGACAGCACTAGGTATAGCAATTTTTGGTTGTCCACATACATAGCGGGATTTATCGAAGCGCAAGCAAATGTCCAGAATCCAAATGATATTGATCTTAAACTCAGCCATTTAGTTATTGGTAATTTGAGTAGTGTTGATGACAACGCTTTTCTTCACATCTTGCAAATGAACAAGTCCAACGCTAAGCTTCTTGAAATATCACGGAACATATTACTACCACCGAACGTCCTTCATGGGCTTGCGCAACTGAAGGTAATAAAGTTGTGGGCCTGTGAGTGTAAAGGACTCGACTTATCATCATGTCATAATCTGGAAAAAATAGGGCTTTCGAGTAAAGGAATCACGCTACAGCCGAATGCCTTTAATGGACTTGCGCAACTGAAGACATTAACGTTGTCTGGATGTGAGTGTAAAGGACTCTACTTATCATCATTTCATAATCTGGAAATAATAGAGCTTTGGGGTGAAGGAATCACGCTACAGCCGAATGCCTTCAAGGGACTTACGCAACTGAAGGAATTATCGTTGTGTAAATGTGAGTGTAAAGGGTTGGAATTATCATCTTGCCATAATCTGGAAATAATAGAGCTTTTGGACATTTGTTTCACGTTCGACTTATCATCATgtcataatattgaaaaaataaggCTTCGTGGCAATCGAATCACGCTACAGCCGAATGCCTTTAATCGGTTTGCGCAACTGAAGACATTAACGTTGTCTGGATGTGAGTGTAAAGGACTCGACTTTTCATCATGTCATAATCTGGAAATAATAGATCTTAGTGGTGAAGGAATCACGCTACAACCGAATGACTTTAATGGACTTGCGCAGCTGAAGACATTAACGTTGTCTGGATGTGAATGTAAAGGACTCGACTTATCACCATGTCATAATCTGGAAATAATAGATCTTAGTGGCAAACCAATCACGCTAAAGCCGAATGCCTTTAATGGACTTGCGCAACTAGAGATAATAGAGTTGCGGGACTGTGAGTGTAAAGGACTCGACTTATCATCATGTCATaatctgaaaataataaagctttatggCAATCGAATCACGCTACAACCGAATGCCTTTAATGGACATGCGCAACTAAAGGTAATAAAGTTGCGGGTCTGTGAGTGTATAGGACTCGACTTATCATCATGTCATAATCTGGAAATAAAAGATCTTAGTGGTGAAAGAATCACGCTACAACCGAATGCCTTTAATGGACTTGCGCAACTGGAGAAATTAACGTTGTCTGGATGTGAGTGTAAAGGACTCGACTTTTCATCATGTCATAATCTGGAAATAATAGATCTTAGTGGTGAAGGAATCACGCTACAACCGAATGACTTAAATGGACTTGCGCAGCTGAAGACATTAACGTTGTCTGGATGTGAGTGTAAAGGACTCGACTTATCATCATGTCATAATCTGGAAATAATAGATCTTAGTGGCAAACCAATCACGCTAAAGCCGAATGCCTTTAATGGACTTGCGCAACTAGAGTTAATAAAGTTGCGGGACTGTGAGTGTAAAGGACTCGACTTATCAT CAATCGAATCACGCTACAACCGAATGCCTTTAATGGACTCGCGCAGCTGA
- the LOC127863864 gene encoding uncharacterized protein LOC127863864 isoform X5 — MARLGDVFGVQEMTNWLKAWLALNITKDGLHEFVDREVKQFQTGIYQNITSTLGPSANTTCTSCFTANILPCPTQGVCKKRGRKSCKSMHDTPSRRHRPCPLSICEAVRDHIKNDHRFYGPSWKNTSAEQWACNHWQIGKCFMPTDGYSGVTSIRDTDFNGVISVILNCKHFDNLMSFSIAPMSFGPCLLTKARDIGKAVRHSSSCEVTDSDLNDYFNTLETLLKDSKTLANDSSAQDAVSKLNLLRKESTISLAEMSQLLKDAHETLGKAENLSKECKSQMESYMEQLKIKLDEHAETLIKKYTKNFTEEANNFTEVRKANITEHANTCTVESKRLINEHALTCTEESKRNLTEHVNTLTQKSIQYIQGANSSKQESDYEHEVEDFVGRLKHHYKRKLSHVSISTLLPSGDESLSKIYAAPAICRVVESSGGNKTEIPITTYKEILCTGENEKMNKCIFLQGEAGMGKSTFASKLVLDWCNQGDELTSSKTFVDLNTLQEFKLALLITLRDSVCERDVTNMIKEQIIDMVYTDTERNDAYALLNKIMRHELCLVVQDGLDEWKDLQGKLAQPIMLSCYSQCTVFTTSRPWKLTDELIKNSQIDSLFELKGVRDPYELCKSLLDSFGCNTLKEFKQYVSENKLHALLLSPMLLSLIVSSWVDGTRLTGSRCDIYTVLVDALFKKASEKISFFVQPPFVCFQNTRYLQHNFEHLQAIAKAAFFMLFSADREQSLVISDRQLSHCLTDEQKYIALKTGIITERKCVSRTYQTSTCSFIHKSVQEFLAAVHIAENSATLRVVFRFFADDSNAMFGNQIFIFLCGLNILLANEFSRIIDSTRYSNFWLSTYIAGFIEAQANVQNPNDIDLKLSHLVIGNLSSVDDNAFLHILQMNKSNAKLLEISRNILLPPNVLHGLAQLKVIKLWACECKGLDLSSCHNLEKIGLSSKGITLQPNAFNGLAQLKTLTLSGCECKGLYLSSFHNLEIIELWGEGITLQPNAFKGLTQLKELSLCKCECKGLELSSCHNLEIIELLDICFTFDLSSCHNIEKIRLRGNRITLQPNAFNRFAQLKTLTLSGCECKGLDFSSCHNLEIIDLSGEGITLQPNDFNGLAQLKTLTLSGCECKGLDLSPCHNLEIIDLSGKPITLKPNAFNGLAQLEIIELRDCECKGLDLSSCHNLKIIKLYGNRITLQPNAFNGHAQLKVIKLRVCECIGLDLSSCHNLEIKDLSGERITLQPNAFNGLAQLEKLTLSGCECKGLDFSSCHNLEIIDLSGEGITLQPNDLNGLAQLKTLTLSGCECKGLDLSSCHNLEIIDLSGKPITLKPNAFNGLAQLELIKLRDCECKGLDLSSCHNLEIIKLYGKQITVQPNAFNGLAKLWLIKLRDCECKGLDLSSCHNLDTIDLRGKPITLKPNAFNGLAQLELIELRDCECKGLDLSSCHNLKIIKLYGNRITLQPNAFNGLAQLNMLKLEGCE, encoded by the exons GACCATATTAAGAACGATCATCGGTTCTATGGACCCTCGTGGAAAAACACTAGTGCTGAGCAATGGGCGTGCAATCACTGGCAAATTGGTAAATGTTTTATGCCCACAGATGGATATAGTGGAGTGACGTCTATTCGGGATACAGATTTCAACGGTGTCATTAGTGTAATTTTGAACTGTAAACACTTTGATAACCTGATGTCATTTAGCATAGCTCCCATGTCGTTTGGGCCGTGTCTTTTAACAAAG GCACGTGACATTGGCAAAGCTGTCCGACATTCTTCATCGTGTGAAGTAACAGACTCTGACCTCAACGATTATTTTAATACACTAGAAACATTGCTCAAGGATTCAAAGACACTAGCAAACGACAGTAGCGCACAAGATGCGGTCAGCAAGTTGAATCtg TTACGAAAAGAGAGCACTATTTCTTTGGCGGAAATGAGTCAATTGCTGAAAGATGCACACGAGACTTTAGGAAAGGCTGAAAATTTGTCCAAGGAGTGCAAGTCACAAATGGAATCCTACATGGAACAACTGAAGATAAAACTAGATGAGCACGCTGaaacacttataaaaaaatatacaaaaaacttTACTGAGGAGGCAAACAATTTTACAGAAGTAAGAAAAGCAAATATTACAGAACATGCAAATACGTGCACAGTAGAaagtaaaagactcattaatgaacATGCTCTCACATGTACAGAAGAAAGTAAAAGAAACTTAACGGAACATGTGAACACACTTACACAGAAGTCCATACAATATATTCAAGGAGCTAACTCGTCAAAGCAAGAAAGCGACTATGAACATGAAGTCGAAG ATTTTGTTGGGCGATTGAAACATCATTACAAGCGCAAGCTGAGTCACGTGTCTATATCAACATTATTGCCAAGTGGCGACGAATCCCTAAGTAAGATCTATGCAGCGCCCGCAATATGCCGAGTAGTTGAAAGCAGCGGCGGGAATAAAACCGAAATTCCAATTACAACTTACAAAGAAATATTATGTACGGgtgaaaatgaaaaaatgaacaagtGCATATTTTTACAAGGCGAAGCTGGCATGGGAAAGTCAACGTTTGCTTCTAAACTGGTATTGGACTGGTGTAATCAAGGAGATGAATTAACATCTTCTAAAACGTTTGTTGACTTGAACACGTTGCAAGAATTTAAACTTGCATTATTAATTACTTTGAGAGATTCTGTTTGTGAACGCGATGTCACTAATATGATCAAAGAACAGATTATCGACATGGTTTATACTGATACAGAACGAAATGACGCGTATGCTTTGCTAAATAAAATCATGCGACATGAATtgtgtttggtggtacaagacggGTTAGACGAGTGGAAGGATCTGCAAGGGAAACTAGCTCAGCCTATCATGCTTTCCTGTTACAGCCAGTGTACAGTTTTTACTACATCAAGGCCATGGAAATTGACTGATGAACTCATCAAGAATTCTCAAATTGACAGCCTATTTGAACTGAAAGGTGTCCGTGATCCATATGAACTGTGCAAATCACTCCTTGATAGCTTTGGGTGCAATACATTAAAAGAGTTTAAACAATATGTATCAGAAAATAAACTACATGCTTTATTGTTGTCTCCAATGTTGCTCTCGCTAATTGTTAGTTCTTGGGTCGACGGAACACGATTGACAGGGTCACGGTGCGATATATACACTGTTTTAGTTGACGCTCTTTTTAAAAAAGCGAGTGAAAAGATTAGCTTTTTTGTTCAGCCACCATTCGTGTGCTTCCAAAACACACGTTACCTTCAACACAATTTTGAACATCTGCAAGCCATTGCCAAAGCagcattttttatgttgttttcagcAGATCGGGAACAATCCCTAGTTATAAGCGATCGACAATTGTCACACTGCCTGACAGATGAACAGAAATACATTGCCCTTAAGACCGGTATTATAACGGAAAGAAAATGTGTCAGTAGAACATATCAAACATCCACGTgttcatttattcataaaagtgtTCAGGAGTTTCTAGCTGCTGTTCATATAGCAGAAAACAGTGCAACTCTTCGGGTCGTTTTTAGATTTTTTGCCGATGATTCGAACGCGATGTTTGGAaatcagatatttatttttttgtgcggtttaaacattttattagcaAATGAATTTTCGCGAATTATAGACAGCACTAGGTATAGCAATTTTTGGTTGTCCACATACATAGCGGGATTTATCGAAGCGCAAGCAAATGTCCAGAATCCAAATGATATTGATCTTAAACTCAGCCATTTAGTTATTGGTAATTTGAGTAGTGTTGATGACAACGCTTTTCTTCACATCTTGCAAATGAACAAGTCCAACGCTAAGCTTCTTGAAATATCACGGAACATATTACTACCACCGAACGTCCTTCATGGGCTTGCGCAACTGAAGGTAATAAAGTTGTGGGCCTGTGAGTGTAAAGGACTCGACTTATCATCATGTCATAATCTGGAAAAAATAGGGCTTTCGAGTAAAGGAATCACGCTACAGCCGAATGCCTTTAATGGACTTGCGCAACTGAAGACATTAACGTTGTCTGGATGTGAGTGTAAAGGACTCTACTTATCATCATTTCATAATCTGGAAATAATAGAGCTTTGGGGTGAAGGAATCACGCTACAGCCGAATGCCTTCAAGGGACTTACGCAACTGAAGGAATTATCGTTGTGTAAATGTGAGTGTAAAGGGTTGGAATTATCATCTTGCCATAATCTGGAAATAATAGAGCTTTTGGACATTTGTTTCACGTTCGACTTATCATCATgtcataatattgaaaaaataaggCTTCGTGGCAATCGAATCACGCTACAGCCGAATGCCTTTAATCGGTTTGCGCAACTGAAGACATTAACGTTGTCTGGATGTGAGTGTAAAGGACTCGACTTTTCATCATGTCATAATCTGGAAATAATAGATCTTAGTGGTGAAGGAATCACGCTACAACCGAATGACTTTAATGGACTTGCGCAGCTGAAGACATTAACGTTGTCTGGATGTGAATGTAAAGGACTCGACTTATCACCATGTCATAATCTGGAAATAATAGATCTTAGTGGCAAACCAATCACGCTAAAGCCGAATGCCTTTAATGGACTTGCGCAACTAGAGATAATAGAGTTGCGGGACTGTGAGTGTAAAGGACTCGACTTATCATCATGTCATaatctgaaaataataaagctttatggCAATCGAATCACGCTACAACCGAATGCCTTTAATGGACATGCGCAACTAAAGGTAATAAAGTTGCGGGTCTGTGAGTGTATAGGACTCGACTTATCATCATGTCATAATCTGGAAATAAAAGATCTTAGTGGTGAAAGAATCACGCTACAACCGAATGCCTTTAATGGACTTGCGCAACTGGAGAAATTAACGTTGTCTGGATGTGAGTGTAAAGGACTCGACTTTTCATCATGTCATAATCTGGAAATAATAGATCTTAGTGGTGAAGGAATCACGCTACAACCGAATGACTTAAATGGACTTGCGCAGCTGAAGACATTAACGTTGTCTGGATGTGAGTGTAAAGGACTCGACTTATCATCATGTCATAATCTGGAAATAATAGATCTTAGTGGCAAACCAATCACGCTAAAGCCGAATGCCTTTAATGGACTTGCGCAACTAGAGTTAATAAAGTTGCGGGACTGTGAGTGTAAAGGACTCGACTTATCATCATGTCATAATCTggaaataataaagctttatggCAAACAAATCACGGTACAGCCGAATGCCTTTAATGGACTTGCGAAACTATGGTTAATAAAGTTGCGGGACTGTGAGTGTAAAGGACTCGACTTATCATCATGTCATAATCTGGACACAATAGATCTGCGTGGCAAACCAATCACGCTAAAGCCGAATGCCTTTAATGGACTTGCGCAACTAGAGTTAATAGAGTTGCGGGACTGTGAGTGTAAAGGACTCGACTTATCATCATGTCATaatctgaaaataataaagctttatggCAATCGAATCACGCTACAACCGAATGCCTTTAATGGACTCGCGCAGCTGAACATGTTAAAGTTAGAGGGATGTGAGTGA